Below is a window of Christensenella minuta DNA.
AATGGCAAGGCTGAGCCTTACCAAGCGGAAGACTACGCTTTAGCGGTTATGGGCGAGGGATATTGAAATCCCCCGCCTTTTTCGTCATGGACAGAAAGCAGGTGGTTAAATGGGGGAAATTATATTTATTACAGGCGGCGCACGAAGCGGGAAAAGCTATCATGCAGAACGGCTGGCGGGAAAATATCAGGATGTGGCCTATATCGCGACAGCGGTAATCACGGATGATGAGATGAAGCTGAGGGTTGAGCGGCACAAGGAGCAAAGGCCTTCGGAATGGAGAACGTATGAAGCGCCGTATGATCTCGAACAGGCAGTGCGGGGGAGCAGTCATGAGGCTTATCTGATAGATTGCATCACCGTATATATTACGAATCTTCTTTTGCGGGAAAAGGCGGATTGGGAATGTGACACGCTGTCTTTTGCGGAACAAAAGCGTCTGGAAGAAACGGTAGGACAAAAAATCAGCAAGCTGCTTGCGGCGATAGAGGAAAGCCCGGCGCGTTTTTTTGTCGTTTCCAACGAAGTGGGAATGGGGCTTGTGCCGGCGTATCCGTTGGGACGGATTTTTCGGGATGCGGCGGGGAAGGCAAACCGCATGTTCGCCCAAAAAGCGAAGGAAGCCTATTTTGCGGTGAGCGGAATATTGATCCCTTTGAAAAAGATACAGGAGGAACTATGAGTACCAGTTTTACTTTTTTGCGCCATGCGCAGACGGAAGCCAATGAAAAAGGCGTATTCAGCGGCAGCCTTGATTTGCCGCTCAGCAAGGAAGGGGAAGCCTGCGCGGAGAAAACGGCTGAGAAGCTTGAGGGCGAGCATTTTGACGCCGTTTTTTATGGAACCGCAAAGCGCGTGCTCCAGACTACGGATTATGTATTGAGCAAGTTGCGGGATACGCCAAAAATCATCCTGAAATCAGAGCAGATCAAAGAGACGGATTTCGGCTTGTTTGAAGGACTTTCCGCAGCTGAAGCGCAGCAAAAGTATCCGCAGGAGTGGCAGCGGTATATGCAGGATTGGCAAACTTTTGTTTTCCCGCAGGGAGACGGGGTAGAGGCCTATTATGAGCGCTGCGGACAGTTTATCCACGATATCCTGTTTGAATATGAAAATAACCGGATATTGATTATTGCACACAAGGGCTTTATCCTCGCGTGCTGGTCGGCGTTGCTTACCGGCGATATTGCGGATGTGTTTACCCGCAGCATAGAGAATGGCGAGGCCGTTACGGTCACAGTCTGACGGCAGCGGTTTTTAAAATAGCTTTCGCTTCCTCCGAAAGCTATTTCCTTTTTCACGCAGATGTATTATAATAATATTTAATCGTTTTTAAGCGGGTAGTACCGCTTTTCTTTTAGGAGGGAATACGTTGGAACATATTATCTGGGATAGGGAATTTGAATGTGCGGACCGAAAGAAGATCAAGGAACTACAGCTTGAGCGGCTCAGACATACGGTGCAGTATTGTTATGACAACGTACCCCACTATAGAAAGAAGTTCAGTGAAATCGGGCTGAAACCGGAGCATATCAAAACCCTTCGCGACATTGAAAAAATACCGTTTACAACGAAGGAAGATTTTCGGGCGAATTATCCGTATGATATGTTTGCGGTGCCCATGAAAGAGATCGTTCGCCTCCACGGCTCTTCGGGGACGACGGGGAACCCGGTGGTCACCGGTTATACGCGGCATGACCTTGATATGTGGACGGGGCTTGTGTCGCGCGTTGCATGCGCGGCGGGCGTTGTACCGGACGATATTGCCCAGATTTCCTTTGGGTATGGCCTTTTTACAGGCGGTTTCGGTCTGCATTACGGCCTCGAACGCGTGGGCCTGAGTGTGATTCCAGTCTCCAGCGGCAATACGAAGCGCCAGATTAAGTTCATGCAGGATTTTGGCAGCACCGTACTGATCAGTACGCCGTCGTATGCCATGTACCTTGGCGAGACCGCACAGGAAATGGGCATCGATTTTAAAAAACTGAAACTGCGTCTTGGTCTTTTTGGCGGCGAGGGGCATACCAAAGAGATGCAAAAACAAATCGAAAAATATCTGAACATCACAGACACGGAAAATTATGGGCTGACAGAGGTCATTGGCCCCGGCTTCTCCGGGGAATGCTATATACAAAACGGAATGCACATCGCAGATGACGAGTTTATTTCCGAGGTCATCGATCCGGAAACGGGCGAGGTGCTTCCCATGGGAGAGAAGGGCGAGCTTGTCGTGACCAGCCTGACCAAGGAAGGCGTGCCGATCCTGCGTTACCGTACGAAGGATATTACGCGCCTGATGGATGAGCCGTGTAAATGCGGGCGGACGACAACGCGTATGGAGAAGGTCTCCGGGCGGACGGACGATATGCTTGTGATCCGCGGGGTGAATGTTTTCCCGTCGCAAATCGAAGGAGTTCTGCTGGGGATGGACGACGTCGCGCCGCATTACGAAATTGTGCTTACAACAGAAAAGCACCTTGACCGGATCGAAGTTAAAGTGGAGGTTGCGGATGCGGAACTGTTGACCAGTTATTCGGCGCTCGAAAACCTGAGGGAAAAAATAGCGAATAATATTTATTCGATCTTGAATATGCATGTCAAAGTGACGCTTGCCGAGCCGCATACCCTGAAGCGCTTTGAAGGAAAAGCGCGGCGTGTCACAGATATGCGCAGCCAATAATTGAAATATACTCTTGCTGGCTTTAATGGCAGGAAGCTTTATATTAGAAGAGGACTGGTATGGGAATGAAAAGAATTATGCTTGGGAATGAGGCGTACGCGCAAGGAGCGTATGAGGCGGGGGTAAATGTCGTCTCCTCCTATCCGGGAACGCCGAGTACGGAAGTTACTGAAAATATCGTAAAACATGACGAAGTGTATGCCGAATGGGCACCAAATGAAAAGGTTGCTCTTGAAGTTGCCGCTGGTGCGAGCTATGGCGGCGCGCGGGCGCTTTGCTGCATGAAGCATGTAGGACTGAACGTGGCGGCAGACCCCCTTTTCACCGCATCGTACACGGGTGTAAACGGCGGGTTGGTGATTTTGGTCGCGGACGATCCGGGAATGCATTCAAGCCAGAATGAACAGGATTCCCGTTTTTATGCGCGCAGCGCGCATGTGCCGATGCTCGAGCCGGCAGACAGCGGAGAAGCAAAAGAATTTATAAAAGCGGCCTTCGGGCTGAGCGAGCGTTTCGACACGCCCGTGCTGGTGCGCTCCAACACAAGGATTTCACATTCCCGTGGAATTGTTGAGGTGGAGGAACGCCGGGAGGTTCCGCTTAAGGAATATCAAAAGGATATCAAAAAATATGTTATGATGCCTGGTATGGCGAAGGGACGGCATATTATTGTTGAGCAGCGTATGAAGGACATTGCGGAATATGCGGAGACAGCAGACCTTAACCGGGCGGAATATGCCGACGCGGAGATCGGCATCATTACCAGCGGGACGTGTTATAACTATGTGAAGGAGGCAATGCCAAACGCCAGCATTCTGAAACTCGGCATGGTGTATCCGCTGCCCCAAAAGAAGATACGGGAATTTGCTTCCAAGGTAAAGACGTTATACGTGATCGAGGAATTGGAGCCCTTTTTTGAAAATCAGATTAGGGCTATGGGAATCGAGGTAAAGGGAAAAGAGCTTTTCACGGTGCAGGGGGAATATTCCACGCGTATGATCCGGGAAAGGTTGTGCGGCGAGCATTGCCGGACGGTAGAAGTCGGCGCTCTGCCCCAGCGGCCGCCGGTGCTCTGCCCGGGCTGCCCCCACAGGGCTGTTTATTACATGTTCAACAAATTGAAATTGACCGCGATGGGAGATATTGGGTGCTATACGCTTGGCGCGGGCGCCCCGTTGTCCGCAATCGATACGACGCTATGCATGGGTGCTTCCATCGGGATGGCGCATGGAATGGAAAAGGCGCGCGGGAAGGAGTTCGCACGCAAGCTTGTCAGTGTAATCGGCGATAGCACCTTCATGCATTCCGGTATTACCGGCCTTATCAACATGGTTTATAACGGTGCAACCTCGACCGTGCTGATTCTGGATAATTCAACGACGGGCATGACGGGACACCAGGATCATCCGGCAACAGGGAAAACCGCAAAGGGTGATCCGGCTCCTGCGGTAGATATTCCGAAACTCGTGGAAACGTTGGGAGTGAAATATGTGCGCGTCGTCGATCCGTTCGACCTCCCGGCACTTGAGGCGGCGCTGAGGGAGGAAACGGAACGCGAAGAAGTTTCCGTCATTATTACGAAGCGCCCATGCGTATTGATCGATAAGAATTCAATCAAAGGGACGCTTACCGTTACCGACGCGTGCCGTAATTGCGGAGCGTGCATGAAGCTTGGATGTCCGGCCCTTGTAAAAGGCGGCAGCGCAGTGCGGATCGATGCATCGTTGTGTATCGGATGTGGATTGTGTGCGGACGTTTGCCCGTTCCATGCGATTGAAGGAGGGTGTGAATGAAAAGTATATTGATAGCCGGAGTCGGCGGCCAGGGTACGCTGCTCGCGAGTATGGTATTCGGGCAAATCGCCCTGAAGATGGGATATGACGTTAAACTTTCCGAAGTACATGGTATGGCGCAGCGCGGAGGAAGCGTAGTGACCTATGTGCGCATTGGTGATAAAGGAGAAAAGGTATATTCTCCCGTCATCGACGAGTGCGGTGCAGATATTCTTCTGGCGTTTGAGGAGTTGGAGGGCCTGCGCTGGCTTCCTTATCTGAACCCGGATGGCGGGAAGCTGTATTGCAATTCCCAGCAGATTCTGCCGATGCCCGTAATTACCGGAGCGGCAGCCTATCCGGAAAATATCCCGGAAAAGATCAAAGAACATTTTCCGAATGCAGTTTTTGTGGACGCGTTGACGCTCGCCAATGAAGCGGGCAGTGTAAAAGCCGTCAACACCGTGCTTCTTGGCGTTCTTGCCAAGAATATGGAAATAGACAAGGAAATCTGGAAAGAAGCGGTCCGCTGTGTGGTGAAACCGAAATTTGCGGATTTGAATGAAAAAGCATTTGAACTTGGATATGCTCTGTAATATACCGGAAGAGAATCTGTGCAGAAACGCTGAGGGAGGAAAGAAGATGTTGATAAAACAGATATCGGCTTTTGTTGAGAATAAAAAGGGAAGATTGTATAGCCTGACGCAAACGCTGGCCGACCATAACATTGACCTGAAGGCGCTTTCTATTGCGGACACGTCGGAATTCGGGATACTCAGGTGCATTGTCAATGATCCGGATAAGGCGCTTGAAGTCTTGCGCGAGGAGGGCTTTACGGCTTCAATGACACCGGTGCTCGGGATTGAAGTGGAAGATACGCCCGGCGGCCTTGCGCAGGTGTTGAAGGTTTTGCATGAAAATGAGATCAGTGTGGAGTACCTTTATTCCTTTGTCGGAACGAGGAGTGAAAACGCGATTGTCATTTTTCATGTAAAAGAGACGGAAAAAGCATTTGAAATCTTGCAAAATGCGGGCTTGAAAATGCTGACAGGTGAAATGATTTATAATATTTAAGAGGCAGAATTTTGTATAGAAGGACATATGCCAGAATCCATCTCGGGAATCTGAAGCAAAATATCAGGAATGCGGCGGCAAATGTACCGGACGCATGTGGAATTGTTGCGGTTGTAAAGGCGAACGCGTATGGGCATGGCGCGGTGGAATGCGCTCGTGCGGCAAAACAGGCGGGCGCATGCATGTTAGCGGTAGCCCTTGCGGAAGAAGCAGTGCCGCTGGAAAAGATTGGGCTTCCCATTATTATCATCGGACGTTCCAATCATGAACAACTGCGTCTCGCCCTCCGCCTCGGCTTGCAGCCGTGCGTTTTTACGCCGGATGATATTACCTTTCTCCAGGAACTATGCGCGGAGCAGGGCGGAGAGGCAAGGATCCACCTCAAATTCGATACGGGGATGTGTCGTATTGGGATACGCAGCGACAGTGAGCTTGAAAAATGTATCAGCGCCTTGAATAGCTGCAGCAATGTGAAACTGGCAGGAGTCTTTACCCATTTCGCAAACAGTGACGCAAAAAATAAAGATCATGCGATCCGGCAGCATAAGAAATTCCTGCATTATATCGGAACTTTGAGGGAGCGTGGGTTTCGGCCTGCCATCCATGCGGACAACAGCGCGGGAACGATTGATCTGCCGCAGTTTTCGCACGACATGGTTCGTTTTGGTATTTCCATGTATGGCTATTATCCTTCGGAGGAAGTGGACAAAGACGCGGTGCCACTTAGACCGGTGATGGAGGTTTTTGCTGAGGTTTCCCATATCAAAGATATCGCACGAGGGGAAAGCGTGGGCTATGGAAGCACTTTTACCGCACAGCATACGACAAGAGTCGCAACCGTTCAGATTGGCTATGGAGACGGCTATAACAGATTGCTTTCTAACAAAGGGAAAATGATTGTAACAACGGATTGCGGTTCATTTTACGCTCCCATCATTGGACGCGTTTGTATGGATCAGACCATGATCGATGTGACGGATGTTGGGGGAGTGGTGCAGGCGGGCGACCTCGTAACTGTGCTGGGAAGAAAGGGAGACAAGCTGATTTCAGCGGATGATATTGCAAAACTCTGCGGGACCATCAGCTATGAAGTCCTTCTTGATTTCAACGAACGGGTGCCGCGGATTTATTTGGACGATACAACCGGGGTCTAGCCGGTAGGGAGAAAAAATGACAAAGCAGGAAATACGCGAAAAAATACTCAGTATGCGGAGAGGTCTTACCTCGAAATATATTGACGACGAATCTGCAAAAATATATGAATTGCTTACGGAAAGCGGGATATTCGAGGGTGCCGGCACCGTGCTTTCCTACAGCGATTTTGATAACGAAGTAAAGACGGCAATGCTCACGGGCTGGCTTATGTTTCGCGGGATGCGGCTGTATCTTCCGTGTGTGCGGAAAAAGGAAATGTTTGCGGCCGATATTAAGAGTGCGGGGCTTGAACTGAGCAAATTTGGAATTGCCCAGCCGAAGTTTGGAGAAGCCTCTTTTTTGGAACCGGAAAAAATAGACGTTGTGATCGTACCGGGTATCGCTTTTGACCGGAATGGCCACCGGATCGGATTTGGTTGCGGATATTACGACGATTTCCTGAAACGGGCTAGGCAGGCTAAAAAGATCGCCCTTGCCTATGATTTTCAAATCGTAGATTTTATTCCCGCCGAAACGCATGACGTTCGGGTGGATGTGATCGTTACACCGGACGGAATCATTCGATGAGAATTATTGCGGGCGAAAGACGCGGCCTGAAACTGATGACGCAG
It encodes the following:
- the cobU gene encoding bifunctional adenosylcobinamide kinase/adenosylcobinamide-phosphate guanylyltransferase; amino-acid sequence: MGEIIFITGGARSGKSYHAERLAGKYQDVAYIATAVITDDEMKLRVERHKEQRPSEWRTYEAPYDLEQAVRGSSHEAYLIDCITVYITNLLLREKADWECDTLSFAEQKRLEETVGQKISKLLAAIEESPARFFVVSNEVGMGLVPAYPLGRIFRDAAGKANRMFAQKAKEAYFAVSGILIPLKKIQEEL
- the iorA gene encoding indolepyruvate ferredoxin oxidoreductase subunit alpha, yielding MKRIMLGNEAYAQGAYEAGVNVVSSYPGTPSTEVTENIVKHDEVYAEWAPNEKVALEVAAGASYGGARALCCMKHVGLNVAADPLFTASYTGVNGGLVILVADDPGMHSSQNEQDSRFYARSAHVPMLEPADSGEAKEFIKAAFGLSERFDTPVLVRSNTRISHSRGIVEVEERREVPLKEYQKDIKKYVMMPGMAKGRHIIVEQRMKDIAEYAETADLNRAEYADAEIGIITSGTCYNYVKEAMPNASILKLGMVYPLPQKKIREFASKVKTLYVIEELEPFFENQIRAMGIEVKGKELFTVQGEYSTRMIRERLCGEHCRTVEVGALPQRPPVLCPGCPHRAVYYMFNKLKLTAMGDIGCYTLGAGAPLSAIDTTLCMGASIGMAHGMEKARGKEFARKLVSVIGDSTFMHSGITGLINMVYNGATSTVLILDNSTTGMTGHQDHPATGKTAKGDPAPAVDIPKLVETLGVKYVRVVDPFDLPALEAALREETEREEVSVIITKRPCVLIDKNSIKGTLTVTDACRNCGACMKLGCPALVKGGSAVRIDASLCIGCGLCADVCPFHAIEGGCE
- the alr gene encoding alanine racemase, whose amino-acid sequence is MYRRTYARIHLGNLKQNIRNAAANVPDACGIVAVVKANAYGHGAVECARAAKQAGACMLAVALAEEAVPLEKIGLPIIIIGRSNHEQLRLALRLGLQPCVFTPDDITFLQELCAEQGGEARIHLKFDTGMCRIGIRSDSELEKCISALNSCSNVKLAGVFTHFANSDAKNKDHAIRQHKKFLHYIGTLRERGFRPAIHADNSAGTIDLPQFSHDMVRFGISMYGYYPSEEVDKDAVPLRPVMEVFAEVSHIKDIARGESVGYGSTFTAQHTTRVATVQIGYGDGYNRLLSNKGKMIVTTDCGSFYAPIIGRVCMDQTMIDVTDVGGVVQAGDLVTVLGRKGDKLISADDIAKLCGTISYEVLLDFNERVPRIYLDDTTGV
- a CDS encoding ACT domain-containing protein produces the protein MLIKQISAFVENKKGRLYSLTQTLADHNIDLKALSIADTSEFGILRCIVNDPDKALEVLREEGFTASMTPVLGIEVEDTPGGLAQVLKVLHENEISVEYLYSFVGTRSENAIVIFHVKETEKAFEILQNAGLKMLTGEMIYNI
- a CDS encoding phenylacetate--CoA ligase family protein — protein: MIWDREFECADRKKIKELQLERLRHTVQYCYDNVPHYRKKFSEIGLKPEHIKTLRDIEKIPFTTKEDFRANYPYDMFAVPMKEIVRLHGSSGTTGNPVVTGYTRHDLDMWTGLVSRVACAAGVVPDDIAQISFGYGLFTGGFGLHYGLERVGLSVIPVSSGNTKRQIKFMQDFGSTVLISTPSYAMYLGETAQEMGIDFKKLKLRLGLFGGEGHTKEMQKQIEKYLNITDTENYGLTEVIGPGFSGECYIQNGMHIADDEFISEVIDPETGEVLPMGEKGELVVTSLTKEGVPILRYRTKDITRLMDEPCKCGRTTTRMEKVSGRTDDMLVIRGVNVFPSQIEGVLLGMDDVAPHYEIVLTTEKHLDRIEVKVEVADAELLTSYSALENLREKIANNIYSILNMHVKVTLAEPHTLKRFEGKARRVTDMRSQ
- a CDS encoding 5-formyltetrahydrofolate cyclo-ligase; the encoded protein is MTKQEIREKILSMRRGLTSKYIDDESAKIYELLTESGIFEGAGTVLSYSDFDNEVKTAMLTGWLMFRGMRLYLPCVRKKEMFAADIKSAGLELSKFGIAQPKFGEASFLEPEKIDVVIVPGIAFDRNGHRIGFGCGYYDDFLKRARQAKKIALAYDFQIVDFIPAETHDVRVDVIVTPDGIIR
- a CDS encoding indolepyruvate oxidoreductase subunit beta, producing MKSILIAGVGGQGTLLASMVFGQIALKMGYDVKLSEVHGMAQRGGSVVTYVRIGDKGEKVYSPVIDECGADILLAFEELEGLRWLPYLNPDGGKLYCNSQQILPMPVITGAAAYPENIPEKIKEHFPNAVFVDALTLANEAGSVKAVNTVLLGVLAKNMEIDKEIWKEAVRCVVKPKFADLNEKAFELGYAL
- a CDS encoding histidine phosphatase family protein, with translation MSTSFTFLRHAQTEANEKGVFSGSLDLPLSKEGEACAEKTAEKLEGEHFDAVFYGTAKRVLQTTDYVLSKLRDTPKIILKSEQIKETDFGLFEGLSAAEAQQKYPQEWQRYMQDWQTFVFPQGDGVEAYYERCGQFIHDILFEYENNRILIIAHKGFILACWSALLTGDIADVFTRSIENGEAVTVTV